Proteins found in one Falco cherrug isolate bFalChe1 chromosome 18, bFalChe1.pri, whole genome shotgun sequence genomic segment:
- the ATP6V1B2 gene encoding V-type proton ATPase subunit B, brain isoform, with product MAAVRAVRGLVNGAGPGGPREQVAALTRDYLSQPRLTYKTVSGVNGPLVILDQVKFPRYAEIVHLTLPDGTRRSGQVLEVSGSKAVVQVFEGTSGIDAKKTSCEFTGDILRTPVSEDMLGRVFNGSGKPIDRGPIVLAEDFLDIMGQPINPQCRIYPEEMIQTGISAIDGMNSIARGQKIPIFSAAGLPHNEIAAQICRQAGLVKKSKDVMDYSEENFAIVFAAMGVNMETARFFKSDFEENGSMDNVCLFLNLANDPTIERIITPRLALTTAEFLAYQCEKHVLVILTDMSSYAEALREVSAAREEVPGRRGFPGYMYTDLATIYERAGRVEGRNGSITQIPILTMPNDDITHPIPDLTGYITEGQIYVDRQLHNRQVYPPINVLPSLSRLMKSAIGEGMTRKDHADVSNQLYACYAIGKDVQAMKAVVGEEALTSDDLLYLEFLQKFEKNFIAQGPYENRTVYETLDIGWQLLRIFPKEMLKRIPQTTLAEFYPRDSTAKH from the exons ATGGCGGCGGTGCGGGCGGTGCGCGGGCTGGTGAACggcgccgggcccggcgggccGCGGGAGCAGGTGGCGGCCCTCACCCGCGACTACCTCTCCCAGCCGCGCCTCA cttATAAAACTGTATCAGGTGTGAACGGCCCCCTGGTTATTCTGGATCAAGTTAAG TTTCCTAGGTATGCAGAGATTGTCCACTTGACTCTTCCCGATGGCACAAGAAGAAGCGGGCAGGTTCTGGAAGTTAGTGGCTCCAAAGCTGTGGTTCAG GTATTTGAAGGAACTTCAGGTATTGATGCTAAGAAAACATCTTGTGAGTTTACCGGGGATATTCTTCGAACCCCTGTGTCTGAGGATATGCTTG GCAGAGTGTTTAATGGATCAGGCAAACCTATAGACAGAGGCCCCATTGTTTTAGCTGAAGATTTCCTTGACATAATGG gtCAGCCAATCAATCCCCAGTGTCGTATCTATCCAGAAGAAATGATTCAGACTGGCATTTCTGCTATAGATGGCATGAACAGTATTGCCAGGGGGCAGAAAATCCCCATATTCTCAGCTGCTGGCTTACCCCATAATGAG attGCAGCTCAGATATGTCGCCAAGCTGGCTTGGTGAAGAAATCCAAAGATGTGATGGACTACAGTGAAGAAAACTTTGCCATTGTGTTTGCTGCTATGGGT GTGAACATGGAAACTGCTCGGTTCTTCAAATCAGACTTTGAGGAAAACGGGTCCATGGATAATGTGTGTCTGTTCCTGAACCTGGCCAATGATCCAAC CATTGAACGTATTATCACACCTCGTCTGGCTCTAACAACAGCAGAGTTCTTGGCATATCAGTGTGAGAAGCATGTGTTGGTCATTCTGACTGATATGAGCTCCTATGCTGAAGCTCTGCGAGAG GTTTCAGCAGCTAGAGAGGAAGTGCCTGGCCGTCGTGGTTTCCCAGGTTACATGTACACTGACTTGGCTACTATATATGAGCGCGCTGGGCGTGTGGAAGGCAGAAATGGTTCCATTACTCAGATTCCTATTCTTACCATGCCCAACGATG ACATTACTCATCCTATCCCTGACTTGACTGGATACATCACTGAGGGACAAATCTATGTGGATAGGCAGCTGCATAACAGACAG GTTTACCCGCCTATTAATGTCTTGCCCTCCTTGTCTCGACTGATGAAGTCAGCGATTGGGGAGGGTATGACCAGGAAGGATCATGCAGATGTGTCCAACCAGCTG TATGCCTGCTATGCTATCGGAAAGGACGTACAGGCTATGAAGGCTGTAGTTGGTGAGGAAGCTCTTACCTCAGATGATCTTCTTTATCTGGAGTTTCTGCAGAAGTTTGAGAAGAACTTCATTGCTCAGG GTCCTTATGAAAATCGTACTGTTTATGAGACCTTGGACATTGGCTGGCAGCTTTTGCGAATCTTCCCCAAGGAGATGCTGAAGAGAATTCCTCAGACAACGCTGGCTGAGTTCTATCCTCGAGATTCGACTGCAAAACACTAG
- the LZTS1 gene encoding leucine zipper putative tumor suppressor 1 has product MGSVSSLISGHSFHSKHCRASQYKLRKSSHLKKLNRYSDGLLRFGFSQDSSHKSSSKSSKNEDFFYIKVSQKSHGSHRADYTALASGELGSQAGTSSMDFGTPTPQKLMPFPSQLEVGAEKPAARPTAFKPVLPRSGAILHSSPENGGHLSQQLHAPDKAKEQELKPVLCSGGLSDSGRNSMSSLPTHSTSSSYQLDPLVTPMGPISRFGGSAHNILQCAIIQDSNMMSLKAMSFSDGGNKILNPGKAPHHHAAEKTTCIRSPISTDESTIQELEQKLLEREGELQELQSSFEEKEVSSCQAYEEKQRRCKEELEGLKQKCNSKLKQTSQKTQRTQQVLHLQVFQLQQEKQQLREELENLMKEQNLLETKLRSYEKEKTSFAPALEETQWEVCQKSGEISLLKQQLKESQTELNTKTTEILSLKAQLKEVRVKMEGLEMKTQDLEGSLRTKAMELEVCENELQRKKNESELLREKVNLLEQEIVDLRTELAILKEQLSEAREVARPCAVVDDAQALQGEVERLRAELKAERDNNEQMTSGFQHERQTWKEEKEKVIHYQKQLQQSYLHMYKRNQNLEKMLQQLAAGEDGKEPIELDIPGADVPYEDIIATEI; this is encoded by the exons ATGGGCAGCGTCAGTAGCCTCATCTCCGGCCACAGCTTCCACAGCAAGCACTGCCGAGCCTCCCAGTACAAGCTCCGCAAGTCATCCCACCTGAAAAAGCTCAACAGGTACTCAGACGGGCTGCTCCGCTTTGGCTTCTCCCAGGACTCCAGCCACAAGTCCAGctccaaaagcagcaagaatGAGGACTTCTTTTACATCAAGGTCAGCCAGAAATCTCACGGCTCCCACCGAGCAGACTATACCGCGCTTGCCAGCGGGGAGCTGGGCAGCCAAGCTGGGACGAGCAGCATGGACTTCGGGACGCCCACGCCGCAGAAACTGATGCCATTTCCTAGCCAGCTGGAGGTG gGTGCGGAGAAGCCAGCTGCACGACCCACCGCCTTCAAGCCAGTGCTGCCCCGCTCCGGCGCCATCCTCCACTCCTCCCCTGAGAATGGGGGAcacctctcccagcagctgcacgCCCCAGACAAAGCCaaggagcaggagctgaagcCGGTGCTGTGCTCGGGGGGGCTGTCCGACTCTGGCAGGAACTCCATGTCCAGCCTCCCCACCCAtagcaccagcagcagctacCAGCTCGACCCCCTCGTCACGCCCATGGGACCCATCAGCCGCTTCGGGGGCTCAGCCCACAACATCTTGCAGTGTGCCATCATCCAGGATAGCAACATGATGAGCCTCAAGGCCATGTCCTTCTCCGACGGGGGCAACAAGATCCTCAACCCTGGCAAAGCCCCCCACCACCATGCCGCCGAGAAGACCACTTGCATCCGTTCGCCCATCTCCACGGATGAGTCCACCatccaggagctggagcagaagctgctagagagggagggagagttGCAGGAGCTTCAGTCAAGCTTTGAGGAGAAAGAAGTCAGCTCCTGCCAGGCATACGAAGAGAAGCAGCGGCGCTGCAAGGAAGAGCTCGAGGGTCTCAAGCAGAAATGCAACAGCAAGCTCAAGCAAACCTCGCAGAAAACCCAGCGGACGCAGCAGGTCCTTCACCTCCAggtgtttcagctgcagcaggagaagcagcagctccggGAGGAGCTGGAGAACCTCATGAAGGAGCAAAACCTTCTGGAGACCAAGCTGAGGTCCTACGAGAAAGAGAAGACCAGCTTCGCCCCGGCGCTGGAGGAGACCCAGTGGGAG GTGTGCCAGAAGTCGGGGGAGATCTCCctcctgaagcagcagctgaaggagtcCCAGACAGAGCTCAACACCAAGACCACTGAGATCCTCAGCCTGAAGGCTCAGCTGAAGGAGGTGAGGGTGAAGATGGAAGGGCTGGAGATGAAGACCCAGGACCTGGAGGGCTCCCTGCGCACCAAAGCCATGGAGCTGGAGGTGTGTGAGAATGAGCTCCAGCGCAAGAAGAACGAGTCCGAGCTGCTGAGGGAGAAGGTGAATCTGCTAGAGCAGGAGATCGTGGACCTGCGGACGGAGCTCGCCATCctcaaggagcagctgagcgaAGCCCGGGAGGTGGCCAGGCCCTGCGCTGTGGTGGACGATGCTCAAGcactgcagggagaggtggAGAGGCTGAGGGCAGAGCTGAAGGCTGAGCGGGACAACAATGAGCAGATGACCTCCGGCTTCCAGCACGAGCGGCAGACatggaaggaggagaaggagaaggtgatTCACtaccagaagcagctgcagcagagctacCTGCACATGTACAAGAGGAACCAGAATCTGGAGAAGATGCTCCAGCAGCTCGCTGCAGGGGAAGATGGCAAGGAGCCCATCGAGCTGGACATACCCGGTGCCGATGTCCCCTACGAGGACATCATCGCCACTGAGATCTGA